The following nucleotide sequence is from Desulfofundulus luciae.
TCGCCCCCTCATCCAGGCCCAGATTGCGGCACCCGAAGGCCACCTCGGCAAAAACGTTCTCCTCAAAGAGCTGCTGTTCCGGGTTTTGAAAAAGCAAACCAACCGTGCGCCACAAATCCCGGCGCACCCGTTTATCCCGGGTATCCCGGCCGTCGACCAGCACCCGGCCGGCGGTGGGCAAAAGCAGCCCGTTGAAGTGCTGGACCAGGGTGGTTTTGCCCGAACCGGTAGCCCCGGCCAGAACGACAAATTCCCCTTCCTCTATCCGCAGGGAAACATCCTCCAGGGACGTCAGAGCAAGGGGAGTACCGGGGGCATAGATATGGGTAAGGTGTTCCACCACGATCATTACTGCTGCCCCCATCCAGTTTCAGACAACAAATCTGCCAGACAGGCAACCAGGTCGTCTAAAGTCAGAATACCGGCTGGGATGGGCCACCCGGCGGCACGCAAACGCCAGGCCAGTTCCGCCGGTCCGGGCAGGGCCAGGCCAATTTTTCGCAGGATTTCCCGTTGACTGAAAACCTGTGCCGGTGTCCCCTCCAGCACCAGCCGGCCCCCGGAGAGGACCCAGACCCTGTCCGCAAGGACAGCCTCTTCCATAAAATGGGTAACCAGGACTACGGTCAGGTCTTCTTCCCGGTTCAAACTCAAGAGCGTCTGAAGAACCTCCCGCCTGCCGGCAGGGTCCAGCATGGCCGTAGGCTCGTCCAGTACCAGGCAGGACGGCTTCATGGCCAGGGCACCGGCAATGGCCAGCCGCTGCTTCTGTCCCCCGGAAAGCAAATGGGGAGGGCGCAGCCGCTGGTCCACAAGCCCAACCAGGGCCAGGGCCCGGTCGACCCGCCGCCGCACTTCTTCCGGAGGCAGGCCTAAATTTTCGGGGCCAAAAGCCACATCTTCCTCCACCATCGCCGCCACCAGCTGGTTGTCCGGGTTTTGCAGGACCATCCCCACCCGGCACCGGATCTCCCACCGGTTGGCCGGATCGGCTGTAGATAGCCCGTTCACCGTTACGGTTCCCCGGGTCGGCAGGAGCAGGGCATTAAAGTGACGGGCCAGGGTAGATTTGCCCGAACCATTGGGGCCAATGACGGCCAGCAATTCCCCCTGGCGAATATCACCGTTAATATCTTGCAGGGCAACTCTTTCCCCGGGCTGGCCAGGGTGATAAACATGGCTCAACCCCCGGATGGAAATCACTGCCTTACACAAGTTCCAGGATCACCATGGGTGCGGCATCGCCCCGGCGGTAACCCATCTTGACAATGCGGGTATAGCCGCCCGGACGGTCGGCATACCTGGGAGCCAGGTCGTTAAAGAGCTTGCGTACCACCCGCTCATCGTAGATGTAAGCCAGAGCCTGGCGCCGGGCTGCCAGGTCACCCCTTTTCGCCAGGGTAACCATTTTATCGGCAATGCTTTTAACTTCCTTAGCCCGGGGTTCGGTGGTCTGGATACGGTTTTCGCGGAAAAGGGACGTAACCAGATTCCTGAGCATGGCCCGGCGGTGACCGGTGTTACGTCCCAGCTTCCGATACGCCATTTTTTACTCCCCCCTTACTCATCACTTTTGCGCAGGGACAGGCCCAGCTCACTTAGCTTGTTGATTACTTCTTCCAGGGATTTCTTACCCAGGTTGCGCACCTTCATCATGTCTTCCTCGTTGCGCTGGATCAGTTCCTCCACCGTGTTGATGCCGGCGCGCTTCAGGCAGTTGTAGGAACGGACGGAGAGATCCAGCTCTTCAATGGTCATTTCCAGGATCTTGTTCTTCTTTTCTTCCTCTTTTTCAACCATGATCTCTACATCTTTGACTGCTTCGGTGAGACCGATGAACAGGCGCAGGTGTTCACCCAGGATTTTGGCCGAAAGGCTGGTGGCTTCATCAGGCCTTATGCTGCCGTCGGTCCATACTTCCAGGGTGAGCTTGTCGTAGTCGGTGCGCTGACCCACGCGGGTGTTTTCCACCGTGTAGTTGACCTTACGTACCGGGGTGAACACGGAATCCACGGGGATCACGCCGATGATATGCTCTCCCTTTTTATTCCTTTCCGCCGGTACATAGCCCCGCCCTTTGGCTACGGTAATTTCCATGAACAGACGGCCGTTGGGGGCAAGGGTGGCAATATGCAGGTCGGGATTTAAAATCTCCACATCCTGGTCGTGGATGATATCGCCGGCCTTGACCTCACCTTCCCCCTTGGCCTCAATCCGCAGGATTTTTTCCTCATCGGTATGCAGCTTCAGGCACAGGTTCTTCAGATTGAGGATGATGTCGGTTACGTCTTCCCGCACGCCGGGAATGGTGGAAAACTCGTGTAGCACACCCTCGATTTTTACCGAGGTGACTGCCGCCCCGGGAAGGGATGAAAGCAGGATCCTGCGCAGGGAATTACCCAGCGTGATCCCGTATCCCCTCTCCAGGGGTTCCACCACAAACTTGGCGTAGGTGTTATCGGGACTGCTTTCCACGCACTCAATTTTGGGCTTCTCAATTTCCAGCATACGGCAACCCCCTCAAGTGCCGGTTCCGGCCGTAAGAGTTTACCAAGGCCATTACCTGGAGTACAGCTCCACAATCAGGTGTTCCTGCACGGGAGTGTCAATCTGGTCCCTGGTTGGGAGGGCCACCACGCGACCTTGTGCCTGATTTTCTTCATACTCCAGCCAGGGTGGGGGTGTCCTGTCGGCCGCCCGCTCCAATAATTCCTTAATGCGCGGGGAGTCCTTGCTCTTTTCCCGTACCGCAATTACGTCGCCAACCCGTACCAGGTAGGAAGGGATATTCACCTTCCGGCCGTTAACGGTAAAGTGGCCGTGGCGTACCAGCTGCCTGGCTTCCATGCGGGACGTGGCCAGTCCCAGGCGATAGACCACATTGTCCAGGCGTCTTTCCAGCAAACGGAGCAGGTTTTCGCCGGTAATCCCCGGCTGGCGCTCGGCACGCTCAAAGTAATTGCGAAACTGGGTTTCCAGCACCCCGTAGATACGCCGGGCCTTTTGTTTTTCCCGCAACTGCAGACCGTATTCACTGATCTTGCGGCGCGCCTGCCCGTGGGCGCCCGGTGGATAGGGCCGCCGGTCAATGGCACACTTGCCCGTGTAGCAGCGGTCCCCTTTCAAGTAAAGCTTGATACCCTCACGGCGACACAGACGGCATTGCGGACCTGTGTATCTGGCCATCTAGTTCCTTGATACCTCCTTAAACTCTCCGGCGTTTTGGCGGCCGGCATCCATTATGGGGAATGGGTGTAACGTCTTTAATCAGGCTTACTTCCAGCCCCGCCGCCTGCAGGGAGCGGATGGCCGCTTCCCGGCCCGCCCCGGGGCCCTTGACCATCACTTCTACCGTTTTCATACCGTGTTCCATGGCCTCCCTGGCTGCCGCCTCGGCGGCCATCTGGGCGGCAAAGGGCGTGCTCTTCCGGGAACCCTTGAATCCCACGGTCCCGGCACTGGCCCAGGAAATGGCGTTGCCCCGCGTGTCAGTTATGGTCACGATGGTATTATTAAAGGTAGAACGGATGTGGGCCACCCCGTGTTCTATATTCTTGCGCTCCCGCCTTTTAGTACGTGCTGCTTTTCTGGCCATTTTACCTTACCCCCCTTTATTTCTTCCGCCGCACACCCACAGTTTTCCGCGGACCCTTGCGCGTCCGGGCGTTGGTTTTTGTGCGCTGGCCCCGTACCGGGAGGCCCCGGCGGTGACGCAAGCCCCGGTAGCAGCCGAT
It contains:
- a CDS encoding energy-coupling factor transporter ATPase, giving the protein MCKAVISIRGLSHVYHPGQPGERVALQDINGDIRQGELLAVIGPNGSGKSTLARHFNALLLPTRGTVTVNGLSTADPANRWEIRCRVGMVLQNPDNQLVAAMVEEDVAFGPENLGLPPEEVRRRVDRALALVGLVDQRLRPPHLLSGGQKQRLAIAGALAMKPSCLVLDEPTAMLDPAGRREVLQTLLSLNREEDLTVVLVTHFMEEAVLADRVWVLSGGRLVLEGTPAQVFSQREILRKIGLALPGPAELAWRLRAAGWPIPAGILTLDDLVACLADLLSETGWGQQ
- the rplQ gene encoding 50S ribosomal protein L17 — translated: MAYRKLGRNTGHRRAMLRNLVTSLFRENRIQTTEPRAKEVKSIADKMVTLAKRGDLAARRQALAYIYDERVVRKLFNDLAPRYADRPGGYTRIVKMGYRRGDAAPMVILELV
- a CDS encoding DNA-directed RNA polymerase subunit alpha, whose translation is MLEIEKPKIECVESSPDNTYAKFVVEPLERGYGITLGNSLRRILLSSLPGAAVTSVKIEGVLHEFSTIPGVREDVTDIILNLKNLCLKLHTDEEKILRIEAKGEGEVKAGDIIHDQDVEILNPDLHIATLAPNGRLFMEITVAKGRGYVPAERNKKGEHIIGVIPVDSVFTPVRKVNYTVENTRVGQRTDYDKLTLEVWTDGSIRPDEATSLSAKILGEHLRLFIGLTEAVKDVEIMVEKEEEKKNKILEMTIEELDLSVRSYNCLKRAGINTVEELIQRNEEDMMKVRNLGKKSLEEVINKLSELGLSLRKSDE
- the rpsD gene encoding 30S ribosomal protein S4, producing MARYTGPQCRLCRREGIKLYLKGDRCYTGKCAIDRRPYPPGAHGQARRKISEYGLQLREKQKARRIYGVLETQFRNYFERAERQPGITGENLLRLLERRLDNVVYRLGLATSRMEARQLVRHGHFTVNGRKVNIPSYLVRVGDVIAVREKSKDSPRIKELLERAADRTPPPWLEYEENQAQGRVVALPTRDQIDTPVQEHLIVELYSR
- the rpsK gene encoding 30S ribosomal protein S11 produces the protein MARKAARTKRRERKNIEHGVAHIRSTFNNTIVTITDTRGNAISWASAGTVGFKGSRKSTPFAAQMAAEAAAREAMEHGMKTVEVMVKGPGAGREAAIRSLQAAGLEVSLIKDVTPIPHNGCRPPKRRRV